In the Paenibacillus sp. FSL H7-0357 genome, one interval contains:
- a CDS encoding LacI family DNA-binding transcriptional regulator, whose translation MANIKEIARIAGVSVTTVSRVLNNHPYVSKDKRAAVLDTIEQLNYTRNMNAVHLITGRTGAVAVILPFINFFYFSIVMDGLAHEALLAQYRLILCQTNYSPEEELKVLEMLRNKEIDGVVIVSTALQPEVIEEYTAYGPIVTCQNSGERRFSSVYIEHYAAFRHGLQYLIGKGYRKIGYCEGRQNGSSSSIRQSAFREFLAENKLPFQEAWMIYDCMTEEHGAAAARSLLEMRERPDAVIVSGDHVAAGLIIESRKHGLRIPEDLAVMGFDNQPIGRLLEITTIDNQLYEMGASAFRIIHEQIRGDSTLPVYRKLAYRIIERSTV comes from the coding sequence ATGGCCAATATAAAAGAAATCGCCCGCATCGCCGGTGTTTCTGTAACAACCGTGTCGCGAGTGCTTAATAATCATCCTTATGTCAGCAAAGACAAAAGAGCCGCTGTGCTTGATACCATAGAACAGTTAAACTACACGCGGAATATGAATGCCGTGCATCTGATTACCGGCCGTACCGGTGCCGTTGCGGTGATCCTGCCGTTTATCAACTTCTTTTATTTCTCCATTGTCATGGACGGTCTTGCTCATGAGGCACTGCTCGCGCAGTACCGGCTGATTCTCTGCCAGACCAATTATTCACCCGAGGAAGAGCTTAAGGTGCTTGAAATGCTGCGCAATAAAGAAATTGACGGCGTCGTTATCGTATCCACAGCACTTCAGCCCGAAGTCATTGAGGAATACACCGCCTACGGTCCGATTGTAACCTGCCAGAACAGCGGGGAACGCCGTTTCTCCTCTGTGTATATTGAGCATTACGCTGCTTTCCGTCACGGCCTGCAGTATTTGATTGGCAAAGGATACCGTAAAATCGGCTACTGCGAAGGCAGACAGAATGGCAGCAGCTCCTCCATCCGCCAATCCGCATTCCGTGAGTTTCTTGCCGAGAACAAGCTGCCGTTTCAGGAAGCGTGGATGATCTACGACTGTATGACCGAAGAACACGGGGCGGCCGCAGCGCGCTCGCTGCTTGAGATGCGGGAGCGGCCTGATGCGGTTATCGTTTCCGGCGACCATGTTGCAGCCGGACTGATAATCGAGTCACGCAAGCATGGGCTGCGCATTCCTGAAGATCTGGCAGTCATGGGCTTTGACAATCAGCCGATCGGACGGCTGCTGGAGATCACTACAATTGATAATCAGCTATACGAGATGGGGGCCTCCGCCTTCCGGATTATCCATGAACAGATCCGCGGGGACAGTACACTCCCGGTGTACCGCAAGCTGGCATACCGGATTATTGAGCGCTCTACGGTTTAA
- the efeO gene encoding iron uptake system protein EfeO: MKFSYAVPAGLLAASILFAGCSGNENNNKTDNNNEAAVNGSAVTAAPVTTADATATTAAADFSSAIEQYRTYVIEQCDEFVKQTENFTNAVKAGSLDEAKALYAPARMYYERIEPIAEALGDLDPNIDARENDVDAAEWRGFHKIEQALWQNSTTDGMTEVADRLLKDAQLLRAKVETAEIDANLLVTGAVELLNEVSSSKVTGEEERYSHTDLYDFVANVEGAQKIYELLKPELAKKDPELEQTIGERFTALLDELAPFKSGDGYVSYETLKEDEVRKLSQNLDALAEPLSNMGTILGV; this comes from the coding sequence TTGAAATTTAGTTACGCTGTTCCCGCCGGGCTGCTGGCTGCTTCCATTCTGTTTGCCGGCTGCAGCGGCAATGAGAACAATAATAAAACGGATAACAACAATGAGGCTGCGGTAAATGGCAGTGCAGTTACAGCAGCTCCGGTTACAACGGCTGATGCCACCGCTACTACAGCTGCCGCCGATTTCTCTTCAGCCATTGAGCAATACCGGACCTACGTCATTGAACAATGTGACGAATTCGTCAAGCAGACAGAAAATTTTACGAACGCCGTCAAAGCAGGAAGTCTCGACGAAGCGAAGGCGCTGTATGCCCCGGCCCGTATGTACTATGAGCGGATTGAACCGATTGCCGAAGCGCTCGGAGATCTTGATCCCAATATCGATGCCCGTGAAAATGATGTGGATGCGGCCGAATGGCGCGGTTTCCATAAAATCGAACAGGCCCTCTGGCAAAACAGCACGACTGACGGCATGACTGAAGTCGCCGACCGGTTGCTCAAGGATGCCCAGCTCCTGCGCGCCAAGGTGGAAACAGCAGAGATTGATGCGAATCTGCTCGTTACCGGTGCAGTCGAACTGCTGAACGAAGTCTCTTCCTCCAAAGTGACTGGCGAGGAAGAACGTTATTCACACACGGATTTGTATGATTTTGTCGCCAATGTAGAAGGTGCGCAAAAAATCTACGAGCTGCTGAAACCCGAGCTTGCCAAAAAGGATCCAGAGCTCGAACAGACCATCGGCGAACGGTTTACGGCACTACTGGACGAACTCGCTCCATTTAAATCAGGTGACGGCTATGTCTCCTACGAAACACTCAAGGAAGACGAAGTGCGCAAGCTGAGCCAGAATCTGGATGCCTTAGCTGAACCGTTGTCTAACATGGGAACTATTCTAGGAGTGTGA
- the efeB gene encoding iron uptake transporter deferrochelatase/peroxidase subunit, with product MKKQPEEEFKSEQMLNKKLSRRDMLRLTGASGLGLLLGGTGAGGLMAARQSAAKPPAASLDPAADTLPFYGAHQAGIITPAQNFLCFAAFDLTTTKLDDVKKLLKSWTEAAAALTSGSLIGNVNDNPNLPPSDTGEANGLTPSRCTLTFGVGPAFFDGRFGLAPKRPSSLADLPAFTGDSLEPQWCGGDLCVQACADDLQVAFHAIRNLARIARGTAVLRWTQEGFQRTAGADPKGGTPRNLLGFKDGTGNPDATDDAEMRKVVWTSSSDGPAWMNGGTYMAVRRVRLRIEVWDRSTLSDQEATFGRHRHSGAPIGATDEFAELKLDAADASGKPVIPPDSHSALAHGDGTIKMLRRSYSYSSGMDLKTGQLDAGLLFISFQKDLIKQFVSIQQRLSKNDRLNEYMVHTGSAVFACFPGVREGGYIGEALLG from the coding sequence ATGAAAAAGCAGCCTGAAGAAGAATTCAAAAGTGAGCAAATGTTAAATAAAAAGCTAAGCCGCCGTGATATGCTACGGCTTACCGGTGCCTCCGGGCTCGGCCTGCTGCTGGGCGGCACAGGTGCAGGAGGGCTGATGGCCGCGCGCCAATCCGCTGCCAAACCACCTGCAGCTTCATTGGATCCTGCCGCCGATACCCTCCCGTTCTACGGAGCACACCAGGCCGGAATTATTACACCTGCACAGAACTTTCTGTGCTTTGCGGCGTTTGATCTGACAACAACGAAGCTGGACGATGTGAAAAAGCTGTTGAAGTCATGGACAGAGGCTGCGGCGGCTTTGACCTCCGGCAGTCTGATCGGCAATGTCAACGACAATCCCAATCTTCCGCCGTCCGATACCGGAGAAGCCAATGGCCTGACCCCCTCCCGGTGTACGCTAACGTTTGGGGTTGGACCGGCTTTTTTTGATGGACGATTTGGGTTAGCCCCGAAACGTCCATCTTCACTTGCCGACCTCCCAGCCTTTACGGGAGACAGTCTGGAGCCGCAGTGGTGCGGCGGAGATCTTTGTGTACAGGCTTGTGCTGATGATCTGCAGGTGGCGTTCCATGCCATACGCAATCTCGCGCGGATTGCCCGCGGCACAGCCGTGCTGCGCTGGACCCAGGAAGGGTTCCAGCGTACAGCGGGAGCCGATCCGAAAGGAGGCACCCCGCGCAATCTGCTCGGCTTCAAAGACGGAACAGGCAACCCCGATGCTACAGACGATGCCGAAATGCGCAAGGTTGTGTGGACCAGCAGCAGCGATGGACCTGCCTGGATGAATGGCGGCACTTACATGGCAGTACGCCGTGTGCGTTTGCGCATTGAGGTCTGGGACCGCTCGACCTTGAGCGACCAGGAAGCGACCTTTGGACGGCACAGGCACAGCGGCGCACCGATCGGAGCCACTGATGAATTCGCCGAACTTAAACTGGACGCCGCCGATGCTTCCGGCAAGCCTGTCATCCCGCCGGATTCGCATTCCGCGCTGGCCCATGGTGACGGCACGATCAAAATGCTCCGGCGCTCCTACTCCTATTCCAGCGGAATGGATCTTAAAACAGGCCAGCTGGATGCGGGTCTTCTGTTCATCAGCTTCCAGAAGGATCTCATTAAACAGTTCGTCAGCATCCAGCAGCGTCTGTCCAAAAACGACCGGTTGAATGAATATATGGTTCATACCGGCAGCGCGGTATTCGCCTGCTTCCCCGGTGTCCGCGAAGGCGGGTATATCGGCGAAGCCCTGCTGGGCTGA
- a CDS encoding FTR1 family iron permease, whose protein sequence is MDAYVTAASGTGGGDTSAAGLEAAAKLLPAAERTRAAARSADWKAAAEAYRAVVNGWTPAERGIRADNPAVYGLLETKMSLLRVALQAEPLREEAVKAEAEALYTLLADYSAGKTVDTGDVSAQPASIEGLISYLKKASAAAESGDSAGAAGIMEQFITAWPSAEGQVQIASPKVYANIENESAAVTGDLLSDPPKLNQALATMDTMLAELTPLAGDTAYTAWDAALILLREGLEAILVLSALLSYVKRDGGPKTQRWVWSGAAAGLASSIGLAVLLTYTISQAASGSARELIEGITGLVAVVMMLTIGRWMHSKSNAAAWNKYVGRQVDGALAKGSLWSLFFVAALAVLREGAETTIFYVGMAPSIATSELLLGIGGALVVLIILGYAIIALSAKLPIAAFFRAATVLIYYLVFRFLGESIHSLQVAGKLPAHVENGLPSVGWLGLYPTWETLLPQVLILAFILWEMLRSRSAGKSRTAG, encoded by the coding sequence GTGGACGCGTACGTCACCGCCGCCTCCGGCACGGGCGGCGGTGACACCAGCGCCGCCGGGCTCGAAGCGGCGGCGAAGCTGTTGCCCGCGGCGGAGCGCACGCGGGCTGCGGCGCGCAGCGCCGACTGGAAGGCGGCGGCGGAAGCCTACCGCGCCGTCGTGAACGGCTGGACGCCGGCGGAACGCGGCATCCGGGCCGACAATCCCGCCGTCTACGGCTTGCTGGAGACGAAGATGAGCCTGCTGCGCGTTGCGCTGCAGGCCGAGCCGCTCCGCGAAGAAGCGGTAAAAGCGGAGGCCGAAGCTTTGTATACGCTGCTGGCCGACTACAGCGCAGGCAAGACGGTTGACACGGGAGACGTGTCAGCGCAGCCTGCTTCGATCGAGGGGCTGATCAGCTACCTGAAGAAAGCTTCAGCAGCAGCAGAATCCGGAGACAGTGCCGGTGCGGCGGGAATCATGGAACAGTTTATTACAGCCTGGCCTTCAGCCGAAGGACAGGTGCAGATCGCATCGCCCAAGGTGTATGCGAATATCGAGAACGAGAGCGCAGCCGTTACCGGTGATTTGTTGTCCGATCCGCCGAAGCTTAATCAGGCGCTGGCCACCATGGACACGATGCTCGCGGAGCTGACTCCGCTGGCCGGTGACACAGCCTATACGGCCTGGGACGCCGCATTGATTCTGCTCCGCGAGGGCCTTGAAGCGATTCTCGTACTTTCCGCCTTGCTGTCCTATGTGAAAAGAGACGGCGGCCCCAAGACCCAGCGCTGGGTCTGGTCCGGTGCTGCGGCAGGTCTCGCCAGCAGTATAGGCCTGGCTGTTCTGCTAACCTACACCATTTCGCAGGCAGCCTCCGGAAGCGCGCGTGAGCTGATTGAAGGGATTACCGGACTTGTGGCAGTAGTAATGATGCTCACGATCGGCCGCTGGATGCACAGTAAATCGAACGCCGCTGCATGGAATAAATATGTCGGGCGGCAGGTGGACGGTGCGCTGGCTAAAGGCAGCCTATGGTCTTTATTCTTCGTAGCTGCGCTGGCGGTTCTGCGTGAAGGGGCCGAAACGACCATATTCTATGTAGGAATGGCACCATCCATCGCAACCTCAGAGCTGCTGCTAGGGATCGGAGGCGCGCTGGTCGTGCTGATCATTCTGGGGTATGCCATTATTGCCCTAAGCGCCAAGCTGCCGATCGCTGCCTTCTTCCGCGCAGCAACCGTGCTGATCTACTATCTGGTCTTCCGCTTTCTCGGCGAGAGCATCCACTCCTTACAGGTAGCCGGGAAACTGCCGGCACATGTGGAGAATGGGCTGCCGTCGGTCGGTTGGCTGGGGTTGTATCCAACATGGGAGACATTGCTGCCCCAAGTGCTCATTCTGGCGTTTATTCTCTGGGAAATGCTGCGCAGCAGGTCTGCGGGCAAATCAAGGACAGCGGGCTGA
- a CDS encoding MurR/RpiR family transcriptional regulator: MSPILHVLEHEKEKLSQMERKLAERILASPAEIVHMGITELAEQCGVSPATITRFCKVLHFKGFPDFKVKLASEIAHSDASPQEGGSSYQDIVAGNPLSVIVEAMQANHLTSIRDTTSLLDLERLQTAIDALCRARRVDLYGMATSSIVAQDFYQKLIRIGVNCTAFADSHMQITSASSLSAGDVAFAVSYSGETPETIDALSCAGASGAATISLTSYGSSTLATLADIPLFSSSLEQGMRRGDMASRIAQLHIIDILFTGMVSTRFGDFIPKLEQSYLNVQHYRHKRGG; this comes from the coding sequence ATTTCTCCTATCCTGCATGTCCTGGAGCACGAGAAGGAAAAGCTATCCCAAATGGAACGCAAGCTAGCGGAACGTATTCTGGCCTCACCAGCGGAGATCGTCCATATGGGCATCACGGAGCTGGCAGAGCAATGCGGTGTCAGTCCTGCGACAATTACAAGGTTTTGCAAGGTGCTGCATTTCAAAGGCTTCCCCGATTTCAAGGTTAAGCTGGCTTCAGAAATTGCCCATAGTGATGCTTCGCCGCAGGAAGGCGGCTCCTCTTATCAGGATATTGTCGCGGGCAATCCGCTTTCGGTCATTGTCGAAGCAATGCAGGCCAATCACCTGACTTCGATCCGGGACACCACCTCACTACTTGATCTGGAGCGGCTGCAAACAGCCATTGATGCATTGTGCCGGGCACGCCGGGTTGATCTCTACGGGATGGCCACCTCCTCTATCGTTGCACAGGATTTCTACCAGAAGCTGATCCGCATCGGAGTGAACTGCACCGCTTTTGCCGACTCACATATGCAGATCACTTCCGCTTCTTCGCTCTCTGCCGGCGATGTCGCGTTTGCGGTCTCCTATTCCGGGGAAACCCCGGAAACAATCGATGCCTTAAGCTGTGCCGGAGCCAGCGGTGCGGCCACGATCTCGCTGACTTCTTACGGCAGCAGCACGCTGGCCACCCTGGCGGATATCCCGCTGTTCTCCTCCTCGCTGGAGCAGGGAATGCGGCGGGGTGATATGGCTTCGCGGATTGCGCAGCTGCATATCATTGACATCCTGTTCACCGGAATGGTCAGCACCCGGTTTGGCGATTTCATTCCCAAGCTGGAGCAATCTTATCTGAATGTCCAACATTACCGTCATAAACGGGGAGGTTAA
- the nagB gene encoding glucosamine-6-phosphate deaminase gives MNILKFRNEEDFAQTGANLIASLLQSNPKAVLGLATGSSPVGVYAKLVEMHRKGNVSFAKASSYNLDEYVGLPVDHPQSYRSFMNEHLFNHVDIDLTRTHVPNGNAADLAAECLAYDKMLEDNGPVDLQILGIGSNGHIGFNEPDASLSSGTHVVDLLEETLEANARFFDRLEDVPRQAVTMGIGGILKARQIVLLVRGEEKAEAVKNALEGPITTQCPASLLQSHPNVVVLLDEGAAKWLK, from the coding sequence ATGAACATTTTAAAATTCCGCAATGAAGAAGATTTCGCCCAGACCGGCGCGAACCTGATTGCCAGCCTGCTGCAGAGCAATCCCAAAGCCGTACTGGGACTGGCTACCGGCAGTTCACCGGTCGGCGTCTACGCCAAGCTGGTAGAGATGCACCGCAAGGGAAATGTCAGTTTCGCCAAAGCCTCTTCCTATAATCTGGATGAATATGTGGGCCTGCCTGTGGATCATCCCCAGAGCTACCGCAGCTTCATGAACGAACATCTGTTCAATCATGTCGATATTGATCTTACCCGGACACATGTCCCTAACGGAAATGCGGCGGATCTTGCTGCCGAATGTCTCGCTTATGACAAAATGCTCGAGGATAACGGGCCGGTGGACCTGCAGATTCTGGGCATCGGCAGCAACGGACATATCGGGTTCAATGAGCCGGATGCCAGTCTTAGCAGCGGCACGCATGTCGTGGACCTGCTGGAAGAAACACTGGAAGCCAATGCCCGCTTCTTCGACCGGCTGGAGGATGTGCCCCGCCAGGCGGTAACGATGGGCATCGGCGGCATTCTCAAAGCAAGGCAAATCGTGCTGCTGGTGCGCGGTGAAGAAAAGGCAGAAGCAGTCAAAAACGCGCTGGAAGGTCCGATCACGACACAGTGTCCCGCCTCCCTGCTGCAGAGCCATCCCAATGTGGTCGTACTGCTGGACGAAGGAGCTGCGAAATGGCTGAAATAA
- the nagA gene encoding N-acetylglucosamine-6-phosphate deacetylase yields the protein MAEINRTPGELLYGKVLTPSGLIEEGVIAVSEEVIQYAGEAAWLPEAYAHWPAGTQDKSGLLIPGFVDVHVHGGAGYDFMYSDQASLDIITRFHASHGTTAMLATTMTAAKEDIDRVLSEVADYRKGGMPFAQLAGVHLEGPFISPKWSGAQNPEHIVPANITWLEAWEKQYPGMIRQVTLAPECEGALEAILWLRKHGITAALGHTNATFEEIIAAADAGLNQAVHMFNAMTPLHHRKPGTAGAVLFDERIRAEIIADGIHVHAAAINVLSRLKTRNNLMLITDAMSATGLSDGEYTIGDLPVIVREGIATLKDNPDALAGSTLTMIRGFRYLVQEVGLSLQAASNAASLTPAISLGMQRFIGSLEAGKRADILLLDDDLELNGVWIGGRTISTDSPVI from the coding sequence ATGGCTGAAATAAATAGAACACCAGGCGAGCTGCTCTACGGAAAAGTGCTGACTCCCTCCGGCCTGATTGAAGAAGGCGTGATCGCAGTATCAGAAGAGGTGATCCAATATGCAGGAGAAGCCGCCTGGCTGCCGGAAGCTTACGCCCACTGGCCCGCAGGCACCCAAGACAAGAGCGGGCTGCTGATCCCCGGATTCGTTGATGTGCATGTGCACGGCGGCGCCGGTTACGATTTTATGTACTCGGATCAGGCATCGCTGGATATCATCACCAGGTTTCATGCTTCACATGGAACAACCGCCATGCTGGCCACCACCATGACCGCAGCCAAGGAAGACATCGACCGTGTTTTGTCCGAAGTGGCTGACTATCGCAAAGGCGGCATGCCATTCGCCCAATTGGCCGGAGTGCATCTGGAAGGGCCGTTCATCAGCCCAAAATGGTCCGGGGCCCAAAATCCTGAGCATATTGTCCCGGCAAATATCACATGGCTAGAAGCGTGGGAGAAGCAATATCCGGGAATGATCCGCCAGGTTACCCTGGCGCCGGAATGTGAAGGCGCACTGGAAGCGATTCTCTGGTTGCGCAAGCATGGCATCACAGCAGCTCTCGGACATACCAATGCTACTTTCGAAGAGATTATTGCGGCTGCGGACGCCGGCTTAAACCAGGCGGTGCATATGTTCAATGCCATGACTCCGCTGCATCACCGCAAACCGGGCACAGCAGGTGCCGTACTGTTTGACGAGCGGATACGTGCTGAGATTATTGCCGACGGCATTCATGTGCATGCTGCGGCGATTAATGTACTTTCCCGGCTCAAAACCCGGAACAATCTGATGCTCATCACGGATGCCATGTCGGCAACCGGACTCAGCGACGGTGAATATACAATCGGTGACCTGCCGGTAATCGTACGGGAAGGCATTGCCACACTGAAGGATAACCCTGATGCGCTCGCCGGAAGCACGCTAACCATGATTCGCGGTTTCCGCTATCTGGTACAGGAAGTGGGACTCAGTCTTCAAGCAGCCTCCAACGCCGCAAGTCTTACCCCAGCCATATCACTGGGGATGCAGCGTTTCATAGGTTCGCTTGAAGCGGGAAAACGCGCGGATATCCTGCTGCTGGATGATGATCTTGAACTGAACGGTGTATGGATCGGCGGACGCACAATCTCCACCGATTCACCGGTTATCTGA
- a CDS encoding YhcN/YlaJ family sporulation lipoprotein, which translates to MLRSKISISVSAALLLGMVSITGCGGNNSANGTNVQTKSVRKMNDGRINTNSVRGNAFDKMEMSQELADRIAAMPEVRTANVMIAGKSAYVAVALDRADGGMHVKSTDKIRPYSYGGGLGNNTSGMLNGPGMTVNPGEGRATGPIMGNRGRGTVTGNPGMTGTGGSMAGVPKSLTGTGTVGGIGTANPKAYPGNGNNGILSGSNWVDGTRMKRDIDDGMGTGIGIRSVAPKNSNKMTNNEDVTEDMKDKIAAEVKKYNPSIDNVYVSANPDFVERAGFYAQEVRAGHPLKGFANEFRTMVERIFPTRSGY; encoded by the coding sequence ATGTTGCGATCAAAGATCAGCATTTCAGTCTCTGCCGCGCTGCTTCTGGGGATGGTCAGTATTACAGGTTGCGGTGGCAATAACTCTGCAAATGGAACTAATGTTCAGACAAAAAGTGTACGGAAAATGAACGATGGCCGCATTAATACCAATTCTGTTCGGGGCAATGCCTTCGACAAAATGGAGATGAGCCAGGAGCTCGCCGACCGCATTGCGGCGATGCCGGAGGTACGCACGGCAAATGTAATGATTGCTGGAAAAAGCGCCTATGTCGCCGTAGCCTTAGACAGGGCTGATGGCGGAATGCATGTGAAAAGTACGGATAAAATACGTCCTTACAGCTATGGCGGCGGGCTCGGCAATAACACTTCCGGCATGCTGAACGGTCCGGGAATGACAGTGAACCCCGGAGAAGGCAGGGCAACTGGACCGATTATGGGCAATCGGGGAAGAGGAACAGTGACGGGCAATCCGGGCATGACCGGTACAGGAGGTTCGATGGCTGGTGTACCGAAAAGCCTGACCGGTACGGGTACTGTTGGAGGGATAGGTACAGCTAATCCCAAAGCTTACCCTGGCAACGGCAACAATGGTATTCTGTCCGGAAGCAATTGGGTCGATGGAACCCGGATGAAGCGCGATATTGATGATGGCATGGGGACGGGAATCGGGATCCGCAGCGTTGCTCCAAAAAACAGCAATAAAATGACTAACAATGAAGATGTTACCGAGGATATGAAGGACAAGATTGCTGCTGAGGTTAAGAAGTATAATCCGAGCATAGACAACGTCTACGTGTCAGCCAATCCGGACTTTGTGGAACGGGCCGGCTTTTATGCCCAAGAGGTACGTGCGGGCCATCCGCTCAAAGGATTTGCCAATGAATTCCGGACGATGGTCGAGCGCATCTTCCCAACACGCAGCGGATATTAA
- a CDS encoding glycosyltransferase family 4 protein — MKVLFTFYVPSGGVETLNKLRCESLQRSGIECHVLYLMPGSASQNITNFPVFITSRDEEIKELLDTQHYDAIIVTSDYLLMERLRCLGYEGILIYEAQGLGKRADAEILIIEAVPYLRSHCNAVLIPPTDHLLELFISICPWLHRYVIPNIVDVQSFRPIPGEPPCDPVIAWVGRLENNKNWSEYLKIAHQIRLHKPALHLWMFHDPELASEEQKQLFHEELHALGLNDRLNVFTNMPNHIMPVYYSSIAGSGGFLLSTSITEGFGYAVAEAICCTCPVLSTDSDGVRSFIVHNHSGKFYPLGNVEQAVSEGLELMDNPALRSHIREQGRLHMISRFGSESYAHSFREMLNSFSIF, encoded by the coding sequence ATGAAGGTTTTATTTACGTTTTATGTACCCAGCGGCGGGGTGGAGACACTGAACAAGCTAAGGTGCGAAAGCCTGCAGCGCAGCGGTATTGAATGCCATGTTTTATACCTCATGCCGGGGTCTGCAAGCCAGAATATCACAAACTTTCCCGTATTTATCACTTCCCGGGATGAAGAAATCAAGGAATTACTCGATACTCAGCACTATGACGCCATTATTGTTACATCGGATTATTTGTTAATGGAACGTCTGCGTTGTCTAGGCTATGAAGGCATTCTGATATACGAAGCCCAGGGGCTCGGAAAACGGGCTGATGCGGAGATTTTGATTATAGAGGCCGTACCTTATCTGAGATCCCACTGCAACGCTGTACTTATACCTCCTACCGATCATTTGCTGGAGCTGTTTATTTCTATCTGTCCCTGGCTCCACCGGTATGTAATCCCCAATATCGTGGATGTCCAGTCCTTCCGGCCGATCCCCGGTGAACCTCCCTGCGATCCGGTAATTGCCTGGGTAGGCCGGCTTGAAAACAACAAGAATTGGAGCGAATACTTGAAGATCGCCCATCAGATCCGCCTGCACAAACCCGCTCTGCATCTGTGGATGTTCCATGATCCGGAGCTTGCCTCCGAGGAGCAAAAGCAGCTGTTCCATGAGGAACTGCACGCTTTAGGACTAAATGACCGGCTGAATGTATTTACCAACATGCCCAACCATATTATGCCCGTTTATTATTCCTCCATTGCCGGTTCCGGCGGCTTTCTGCTATCCACCTCCATTACAGAAGGATTCGGGTATGCAGTTGCCGAAGCCATCTGCTGCACTTGTCCTGTACTTAGCACCGATTCGGACGGTGTCCGGTCTTTTATTGTTCATAACCACTCCGGCAAATTTTATCCGCTTGGCAATGTGGAGCAGGCTGTCAGTGAAGGCCTGGAGCTGATGGATAATCCTGCACTCCGCAGCCACATTCGCGAGCAGGGAAGGCTCCATATGATTTCACGCTTCGGCTCCGAGAGTTATGCCCATTCCTTTCGTGAGATGCTCAACTCCTTTTCCATCTTTTAG